From one Bacteroides intestinalis DSM 17393 genomic stretch:
- a CDS encoding glycoside hydrolase 5 family protein, protein MKQISILFFTLLLLGACVKAPTQTDNFVKIVDGRFSINDKPYYYIGTNFWYAAILGSQGQGGNRERLLKELDFMKANGITNLRVLVGADGIDGIMTKAEPALQTAPGVYNDTIFDGLDFFLSELGKRGMHAVLFLNNSWEWSGGYSQYLYWSGHGEVPMPKVAGWNAFSNYVAQYAKSEKAHKLFENHVRQVVSRVNRYTKLKFSDDPAIMAWQIGNEPRPFGEENKESFAKWIAECAALIKSIDPNHLISVGSEGMAGCEGDLGLWVKLHQDINIDYSTIHIWPNNWGWIDKTDIPGTLDKAIANTREYIDVHVAEAQKMNKPLVLEEFGLPRDSVMFDRKSSTALRDRYYGEIFEIVKEHAIQKSVFQGCNFWAWGGFAQPQHLFWQKGDDYMGDPGQEEQGLNSVYDTDTTVKLVADIVNEINQITQMK, encoded by the coding sequence ATGAAACAGATAAGTATTCTCTTTTTCACTCTTCTGCTGTTGGGAGCATGTGTGAAAGCACCTACGCAGACAGATAATTTTGTGAAGATTGTTGATGGACGTTTCTCTATCAATGATAAACCGTATTATTATATTGGCACTAATTTTTGGTATGCCGCTATATTAGGATCACAGGGGCAAGGCGGTAATCGGGAACGTCTGCTTAAAGAACTTGATTTCATGAAAGCCAATGGTATTACTAATTTGCGTGTATTAGTTGGCGCAGATGGAATAGATGGAATTATGACAAAAGCAGAACCAGCGCTTCAAACGGCTCCCGGTGTGTATAATGATACTATTTTTGATGGCTTAGATTTCTTCCTGTCGGAGTTGGGCAAAAGAGGTATGCACGCCGTATTGTTCTTAAATAACAGTTGGGAGTGGTCCGGAGGATATTCACAATACCTCTATTGGAGTGGTCATGGTGAAGTACCTATGCCTAAAGTGGCAGGATGGAATGCCTTTTCAAACTATGTTGCTCAGTATGCAAAATCAGAGAAAGCCCATAAATTATTTGAGAATCATGTACGTCAGGTTGTAAGTCGTGTTAACCGCTATACTAAGCTGAAATTCAGTGATGATCCGGCTATCATGGCATGGCAGATAGGTAATGAGCCCCGTCCGTTTGGTGAGGAAAATAAGGAGAGCTTTGCTAAATGGATAGCTGAATGTGCTGCACTTATCAAGTCTATTGACCCTAACCACTTGATCTCTGTTGGTTCGGAAGGTATGGCAGGTTGTGAAGGAGATTTGGGTTTGTGGGTGAAACTCCATCAGGATATCAATATAGATTATTCAACGATTCACATCTGGCCGAATAATTGGGGGTGGATAGATAAGACTGATATTCCGGGAACCTTGGATAAAGCCATTGCAAATACTCGTGAATATATCGATGTACATGTTGCGGAAGCACAAAAAATGAATAAACCGTTAGTTCTTGAAGAATTTGGACTGCCGAGAGACAGTGTAATGTTTGATAGGAAAAGTTCTACAGCTCTAAGGGATAGGTATTATGGAGAAATTTTTGAAATAGTGAAAGAGCATGCTATACAAAAAAGTGTATTTCAAGGATGCAACTTCTGGGCTTGGGGAGGATTTGCACAACCGCAACATCTTTTCTGGCAAAAGGGAGATGACTATATGGGGGACCCGGGACAAGAAGAGCAGGGGTTGAATTCTGTATATGATACCGACACTACAGTGAAGCTTGTTGCGGATATCGTGAATGAAATAAACCAAATCACTCAGATGAAATGA
- a CDS encoding glycoside hydrolase family 26 protein, producing the protein MKRVYIYIVIALCGVSACTSSRQRILEDTRLGLVDKHATDLTAILFHNLKQMTGKYVVYGQHNYEMDGFNSDTSRWRDEQNRCDAYDVTGAYPAMASFDFLHFTNPVSWETKNLDYIKSKFYAAYERGNVLTFCWHYYNPVTGNNFYDTTQVVKHILPGGSRHETFKSDLKIIADFAHNAKNHAGELIPIIFRPWHEFDGNWFWWGRNHCTVEEFKELYRFTVTYLRDSLQVHNFLYAFSPDCGFTTEKEFLERYPGDEYVDVVGMDNYWDFRPDGGDTSLVVLKSRILTKYAKEHNKLSAITETGTQTRDSLWYSQLLNILYFEGVELNYLCTWSGFAPYKGHPAASDFYQFKEDSLILFADEAPDFYVLTK; encoded by the coding sequence ATGAAAAGAGTATATATTTATATAGTGATTGCTCTATGTGGAGTTTCTGCATGTACCTCTTCTCGTCAGCGGATTTTGGAAGATACCAGATTGGGCTTAGTGGATAAACACGCTACCGACTTAACTGCTATTCTGTTTCATAATCTGAAGCAAATGACCGGAAAGTATGTAGTATATGGGCAACACAATTATGAAATGGATGGATTTAATTCGGATACCAGCCGTTGGCGTGATGAACAGAATCGTTGTGATGCTTATGATGTGACAGGGGCTTATCCGGCCATGGCCAGTTTTGATTTTCTGCATTTCACGAATCCGGTCAGTTGGGAGACGAAAAATCTGGATTATATTAAGAGTAAATTTTATGCTGCTTATGAGCGTGGAAATGTGCTCACTTTTTGCTGGCATTACTATAATCCGGTTACGGGGAATAATTTCTATGATACTACGCAGGTGGTGAAACATATTCTTCCTGGCGGATCACGTCATGAAACATTTAAAAGCGATTTGAAGATTATTGCAGACTTTGCCCATAATGCTAAGAATCATGCCGGTGAACTGATTCCTATTATTTTTCGACCTTGGCATGAGTTTGATGGAAATTGGTTTTGGTGGGGAAGGAACCATTGTACAGTAGAAGAGTTCAAAGAACTCTACCGTTTTACTGTCACCTATTTAAGGGATTCTCTGCAAGTACATAACTTTTTATATGCATTTTCTCCTGATTGTGGATTTACGACTGAAAAGGAGTTTTTGGAGCGCTATCCGGGAGATGAGTATGTGGATGTAGTAGGTATGGATAATTATTGGGATTTTAGGCCGGATGGTGGAGATACAAGTTTAGTCGTATTGAAATCTCGCATTCTGACTAAATATGCCAAGGAACATAATAAGCTGTCTGCTATTACTGAGACTGGAACGCAGACTAGAGACTCTTTATGGTATTCACAACTACTGAATATTTTATATTTTGAAGGAGTAGAGTTGAATTATTTGTGTACCTGGTCAGGTTTTGCTCCTTATAAAGGACATCCTGCTGCATCGGATTTTTATCAGTTTAAAGAAGACTCTTTGATTTTATTTGCTGATGAAGCACCGGATTTTTATGTTCTGACCAAATGA
- a CDS encoding carbohydrate-binding protein, with the protein MMKDWKKYLLGYCLIAVLVLPVQAQILQISSGTSLENYAASELQRYYYQLSGKLLNIERTASANLKSDFILTTLDNPLVDDWQKKGILKLKEKPGEQGYILQTVKNAGRRTLLIAGTDPCGLLYGVYGLLEDHLGVRFYMSGDILPEKRMRGHLPVINDVRTPQMRIRGFLPWTNFPQSATIYSWNDWRYVIDQAAKMRMNFIMIHNYNGFCGHNETFHNFEYNGYLSRGWMPTVKTGHGWLCPGWDINEYCFGASEIYDDYDFGADYGLHNETLTNSQIKEKGETVFRKVIDYAHQRGVKIGLGLDIDVILPEYQVSADERGVIAAQTAQLAKQYPYLDYLFCFQSEGSKDSVFYAKWQRVFDGFYEDMKRLSPSTHIVVSGWGMTAESVARLPKDVICAPISYYSAAFEPGNIYGEREYWGCPWLERDWSSSQYYYPYNVDLSETIHAYEKASENMKGFYALTWRLTDAVSPKMWYISKAPWYEAEELNSSEKVYGDYAKTNYGESVAKPITAIINQNEPFATDFAECQATPGFNEVVNTYPLMNIQSLSFAGKHGELMKIDAVNFQEKKGTKNAPSDEGGECVGYIMAGDWLKYDQVHFKDDVSLISLRVASASNGGIITISVGKLDGPIIASIDVKNTEGWQTWKSLTVPVKIDKGIYSLYVSFHPFNDITQANKLAEKQLNTIDSCIAVVTNLGQKKRLSYLRARIAGAKHHIALNSEFEKYQWTDLPGQMDSWARSFLYRIDDISSFGNIMSTQNRFVQQNYVEKINKLRKYQRVKAPSHVTAKGTQNGALVTWRNEEPGADIFVVCRDGKEIASLPISANQYVDTFNGKASYTVYVIDTDGNRSLPSIPYYCLAGDADNEAPVIVNPSPVTSVAQGHDVNIKLSMVDNRSVEDLSAVLHYRTIGCKEWKQIPFKHRIRAAFAVTVPAEEFSIQGMEYYITASDSRNVAMYPADAPARLHTIIVTGSGSNKLPSPVVRLTASNRLKWEKNPDVDMYRIYRSKSSDFATDASSFITFVGGQTTSFYDNGIDLDGTSLKGTYFYRVTAVSSDDMESNASEIIKIDYK; encoded by the coding sequence ATGATGAAAGATTGGAAGAAATATTTATTAGGATATTGCCTGATAGCTGTTTTAGTTCTACCTGTTCAAGCACAGATTTTACAAATAAGTAGTGGAACTTCATTAGAAAACTATGCAGCATCGGAACTGCAGAGATACTATTATCAGCTATCCGGTAAACTTTTGAATATCGAGAGGACAGCCTCGGCAAATCTAAAATCAGATTTTATATTAACCACATTAGATAATCCATTAGTGGATGATTGGCAAAAGAAAGGTATACTTAAGCTAAAAGAGAAGCCAGGAGAACAAGGGTATATACTTCAAACAGTAAAGAATGCAGGTCGTCGTACTTTATTGATTGCCGGAACAGATCCTTGCGGGTTACTTTATGGAGTATATGGCTTACTCGAGGATCATTTGGGAGTGCGTTTTTATATGAGTGGTGATATCTTGCCTGAAAAAAGAATGAGAGGTCACCTTCCTGTGATAAACGATGTACGTACTCCTCAAATGCGTATTAGAGGATTTCTTCCATGGACCAATTTCCCGCAATCAGCTACTATTTATTCCTGGAATGATTGGAGGTATGTTATTGATCAAGCGGCAAAAATGCGTATGAATTTTATTATGATTCATAATTATAATGGTTTTTGCGGGCATAATGAAACTTTTCATAATTTTGAATATAATGGCTATTTATCCAGAGGGTGGATGCCGACTGTAAAAACAGGACATGGTTGGTTGTGTCCGGGATGGGATATTAATGAATACTGTTTTGGAGCTTCTGAAATTTATGATGATTATGATTTTGGAGCAGATTATGGACTTCATAATGAGACATTGACTAATAGTCAGATAAAAGAAAAAGGTGAAACCGTTTTTCGTAAGGTGATAGATTATGCACATCAGCGCGGAGTAAAGATTGGATTAGGACTTGACATTGATGTGATTCTTCCTGAATATCAAGTGTCTGCTGATGAACGCGGTGTAATTGCTGCACAAACAGCACAGTTAGCCAAGCAATATCCATATTTGGACTATTTGTTCTGTTTTCAATCAGAGGGAAGCAAAGATTCTGTTTTCTATGCTAAATGGCAGAGAGTTTTTGATGGTTTTTATGAAGATATGAAGCGACTTTCACCGTCAACTCACATTGTTGTATCAGGTTGGGGAATGACGGCGGAATCTGTTGCTCGTCTACCGAAAGATGTTATTTGTGCTCCGATATCTTATTATTCCGCAGCATTTGAACCGGGGAATATATATGGAGAGCGTGAATATTGGGGATGTCCATGGTTAGAGAGAGATTGGAGTAGTTCACAATATTATTATCCTTATAATGTGGATTTATCAGAAACAATTCATGCTTATGAGAAAGCTTCGGAGAATATGAAAGGATTTTATGCTTTAACTTGGCGTTTAACGGATGCAGTTTCTCCTAAAATGTGGTATATAAGTAAAGCACCTTGGTATGAAGCTGAAGAATTGAACTCTTCGGAAAAAGTTTATGGAGACTATGCTAAAACAAATTATGGAGAGTCTGTTGCTAAACCGATTACTGCCATTATAAATCAAAATGAACCATTTGCTACAGATTTTGCAGAGTGTCAGGCGACACCGGGTTTTAATGAGGTTGTAAATACTTATCCTTTAATGAATATTCAGTCGTTATCCTTTGCCGGAAAACATGGTGAACTTATGAAGATAGATGCAGTAAACTTTCAGGAAAAGAAAGGAACAAAAAATGCGCCAAGTGATGAGGGAGGAGAATGTGTAGGTTATATAATGGCTGGTGATTGGTTGAAATATGATCAGGTTCATTTTAAGGATGATGTTTCTTTAATATCCCTCAGAGTTGCTTCTGCTTCAAATGGAGGTATTATTACTATTTCGGTAGGAAAGCTTGATGGACCTATTATTGCTTCGATTGATGTAAAAAACACAGAAGGGTGGCAGACATGGAAAAGCTTGACTGTTCCTGTTAAAATAGATAAAGGAATTTATTCTCTTTATGTTAGTTTTCATCCTTTCAACGATATAACACAGGCTAATAAATTGGCTGAAAAGCAATTAAATACGATTGATAGTTGCATAGCTGTGGTTACTAATTTAGGGCAGAAGAAACGTTTATCTTATTTACGTGCACGTATTGCAGGTGCTAAACACCATATTGCACTAAATTCTGAGTTTGAGAAATACCAATGGACTGATTTGCCGGGTCAAATGGATAGTTGGGCTCGTAGTTTCTTATACCGTATTGATGATATTTCATCTTTTGGAAATATTATGAGTACACAGAACCGTTTTGTACAGCAGAATTACGTAGAGAAGATAAATAAATTACGTAAATACCAAAGAGTGAAAGCTCCTTCCCATGTTACTGCTAAAGGAACGCAAAATGGAGCGTTGGTGACATGGCGTAATGAAGAACCGGGAGCAGACATTTTTGTTGTGTGCCGGGATGGTAAGGAAATTGCATCACTACCTATCAGTGCTAATCAATATGTCGATACATTTAATGGAAAAGCCTCCTATACAGTATATGTGATTGATACGGATGGAAATAGAAGTCTTCCTAGTATTCCGTATTATTGCTTAGCTGGTGATGCCGATAATGAGGCTCCTGTTATTGTAAATCCTTCTCCAGTGACCTCGGTTGCTCAGGGACATGATGTTAACATAAAGCTGTCTATGGTTGATAATCGTTCCGTTGAAGATCTTTCTGCTGTGCTTCATTATCGTACTATAGGTTGTAAAGAGTGGAAGCAGATACCGTTTAAACATAGAATAAGAGCTGCTTTTGCGGTAACTGTTCCTGCTGAAGAGTTTTCTATTCAAGGAATGGAATATTATATTACTGCCTCTGATTCCCGTAATGTGGCTATGTATCCGGCAGACGCACCTGCACGACTCCATACAATTATTGTGACGGGCAGTGGAAGTAATAAATTACCTTCTCCGGTTGTAAGACTCACTGCCAGTAATCGGTTAAAGTGGGAAAAAAATCCTGATGTGGATATGTATCGGATTTATCGTAGTAAATCTTCTGATTTTGCAACGGATGCTTCTTCCTTTATAACATTTGTAGGAGGACAGACAACTTCTTTTTATGATAATGGGATAGATTTGGACGGCACTTCTTTGAAAGGAACTTACTTTTATCGTGTGACGGCCGTTAGCAGTGATGATATGGAAAGTAATGCTTCTGAAATCATTAAAATAGATTATAAATGA
- a CDS encoding glycan-binding surface protein, protein MKTLKYTLLVLAILGCGAFSSCSDDDEAIAPLSIAKVSTVTDRKEAIDKANLAQYIIVQGTGLNAVTSILVNDVPVDMLEAYITSNEITFPIPRVIPENVNNLITLSTGSATVTTPLSVFVPDLRIDGMYNEFTPAGEMMKIVGDYFDLYEITTESGKLYFGDREMEIVRAVQDTLYFKLPTDAAVGAKVKIVSPVVGEVMVPGKYKEKGNMLCDYDPFTGWGGGQYLSSGPTPVAISGQYCRFNIAKGDANDWDWNSVTGISQLAVEYFPEVLANQNNYLLKFEVNTLKPLTKRQIRFYFSQINYDWEPFASGLALNTNGEWQTVTLELGTMWKGSVPADGVLQIMGNSYAEDTDISFDNFRIVPKD, encoded by the coding sequence ATGAAAACATTAAAATATACTTTATTAGTTTTGGCGATATTAGGGTGTGGTGCATTCTCATCTTGCTCTGATGATGATGAAGCGATTGCTCCCTTAAGTATAGCAAAGGTGTCTACGGTGACTGACCGTAAGGAAGCTATTGATAAAGCTAATCTTGCACAATATATTATTGTGCAAGGTACTGGGTTGAATGCTGTTACATCTATTTTAGTGAATGATGTTCCGGTAGACATGTTAGAGGCATACATAACATCCAATGAAATTACATTTCCTATTCCGAGGGTGATTCCTGAAAATGTAAATAATCTGATAACCTTGTCAACTGGTAGCGCAACGGTAACCACGCCTCTTTCTGTCTTTGTCCCGGATTTGCGGATTGATGGTATGTATAATGAATTCACTCCTGCAGGCGAAATGATGAAAATTGTGGGAGACTATTTTGATCTGTATGAGATAACTACTGAATCGGGTAAGTTATACTTTGGTGACCGTGAGATGGAAATAGTAAGAGCGGTACAGGATACTTTATATTTCAAACTTCCTACTGATGCTGCAGTTGGTGCTAAAGTTAAAATAGTCAGCCCGGTTGTAGGAGAGGTAATGGTTCCTGGAAAATATAAAGAAAAGGGCAATATGCTATGTGATTATGATCCATTTACAGGATGGGGAGGTGGACAATATCTGAGTAGTGGTCCTACCCCGGTAGCTATTAGCGGACAATATTGCCGCTTCAATATAGCCAAAGGCGATGCAAATGATTGGGACTGGAATTCAGTGACTGGTATCTCACAACTTGCTGTTGAGTATTTCCCGGAAGTACTGGCCAATCAAAATAATTACCTGCTGAAGTTTGAAGTGAATACATTGAAGCCTTTGACTAAGCGTCAGATTCGTTTCTATTTCTCTCAGATAAATTATGACTGGGAACCTTTTGCTTCAGGACTTGCTTTAAATACAAATGGTGAGTGGCAGACAGTAACTCTTGAATTGGGTACAATGTGGAAGGGAAGTGTTCCTGCCGATGGTGTTCTACAGATCATGGGTAACAGTTATGCAGAAGATACCGATATCAGTTTTGACAATTTCCGTATTGTGCCTAAAGACTAA
- a CDS encoding RagB/SusD family nutrient uptake outer membrane protein → MKKIILKSVILLWAAVAACSCDNLLEEKAYDFVSPEQLGDSESAASQLVTGAYNTIITNFIAPGSYLYLTNMDCDYASGASWAFGNVGAGNPQGFWGIDHMWQGCYTLIHRANLATSKITAMNNLTPESKEDALGQLCFLKAWAYFNLVRNYGPVPIFRKSISEGEDMHQARSSVADVYAHIIELLDQAENMYSKNDAGFIEGHASSGAAKALLAKVYATMASGAMSGVPIVVKGGKPSNPEPQAITHTAQTVAGYESFDSKKYYELARDKAWEVIQEYTLFDKYMDVWSIANRNKGEHIWMAQAKSADADFGNTICQDYVGIFKEDGTMEGNWYGMRDHWYLLFEEKDKRAVDGVIHRYASGGISNGKVIYNYYPRWYADKVANKEVYDSEGNAFDGTEVYQEGEGWTLAKLTKFTFVTDRKQKNSDFHFPLLRLPDIMLIYAEAVNELNGGPDAEAYNQVNRIRTRANATLFSGMNQNEFRSAVLEERARELAYEADRRYDLFRWGIYLGVMNAIDMDEHNVTKRRLERNLLYPLPISEVNANDKIDSNNPGW, encoded by the coding sequence ATGAAAAAGATTATATTAAAATCAGTCATATTGTTGTGGGCGGCTGTGGCTGCATGCTCTTGCGACAACCTGTTGGAAGAGAAAGCATACGATTTTGTTTCTCCTGAGCAGTTGGGAGACAGTGAAAGCGCTGCTTCACAACTTGTAACAGGAGCTTACAATACCATTATTACCAATTTTATTGCTCCGGGTTCTTATCTGTATCTCACGAATATGGATTGTGACTATGCTTCTGGTGCTTCATGGGCATTTGGTAATGTGGGAGCTGGTAATCCGCAGGGATTTTGGGGAATAGACCACATGTGGCAAGGGTGTTATACATTGATTCATCGTGCTAATTTGGCTACTTCTAAGATTACTGCAATGAACAATCTAACCCCTGAAAGTAAGGAAGATGCTTTAGGACAATTATGTTTCCTGAAAGCATGGGCTTATTTTAATCTGGTCAGAAATTATGGTCCGGTACCTATTTTCAGAAAATCTATATCAGAAGGTGAAGATATGCATCAGGCTCGTTCTTCCGTAGCTGATGTTTATGCACATATTATTGAACTACTGGATCAGGCAGAGAATATGTATTCTAAAAATGATGCAGGTTTCATCGAAGGACATGCTTCAAGTGGTGCAGCAAAAGCACTATTAGCAAAAGTTTATGCAACAATGGCATCAGGAGCAATGTCCGGAGTACCCATTGTAGTTAAAGGTGGAAAACCTTCTAACCCGGAACCACAAGCAATTACGCATACTGCACAAACTGTGGCCGGATATGAAAGTTTTGATTCGAAAAAGTATTATGAGTTGGCACGTGATAAGGCATGGGAAGTAATACAGGAGTATACCTTGTTTGATAAATATATGGATGTGTGGTCCATTGCTAACCGTAATAAGGGGGAACATATCTGGATGGCTCAGGCTAAAAGTGCTGATGCTGATTTTGGTAATACGATTTGCCAGGACTATGTAGGTATCTTTAAGGAAGACGGTACGATGGAAGGTAACTGGTATGGAATGCGTGACCACTGGTATTTACTTTTTGAAGAGAAAGATAAGCGTGCTGTAGACGGAGTTATACACCGGTATGCTTCTGGTGGTATTTCTAATGGAAAGGTGATTTATAATTATTATCCACGTTGGTATGCTGATAAAGTAGCCAATAAAGAGGTTTATGATAGTGAAGGCAATGCATTTGATGGTACGGAAGTATATCAGGAAGGCGAAGGTTGGACATTAGCAAAGTTGACTAAATTTACATTTGTGACAGATCGTAAACAAAAGAACAGTGATTTCCATTTTCCACTGCTTCGTTTGCCGGATATTATGCTGATTTATGCGGAAGCTGTGAATGAATTGAATGGTGGACCGGATGCTGAGGCTTATAATCAGGTTAATAGAATCCGTACACGTGCAAATGCGACTCTGTTCTCTGGCATGAATCAGAATGAGTTCCGTTCTGCTGTACTTGAAGAACGTGCCCGCGAGTTGGCGTATGAAGCAGATCGTCGGTACGATTTATTCCGCTGGGGTATTTATTTGGGAGTAATGAATGCTATTGATATGGATGAGCATAATGTTACTAAACGTCGTTTGGAACGTAATTTGCTTTATCCGCTGCCTATTAGTGAAGTCAATGCCAATGATAAGATTGACTCTAATAATCCGGGTTGGTAA